Proteins from a single region of Phalacrocorax carbo chromosome 25, bPhaCar2.1, whole genome shotgun sequence:
- the LOC135317289 gene encoding gastrin/cholecystokinin-like peptide, protein MKAMVYVGLLLAIAATACLSQPVAEAPGPAGDPHHLPASLVRRDWPESLSQEQKHLISRFLPHIFTELSNRKGYVHGDEGTEALHDHYYPDWMDFGRRSAENLANAV, encoded by the exons ATGAAGGCGATGGTGTATGTTGGCCTCCTCCTCGCCATCGCGGCGACCGCCTGCCTGAGCCAGCCCGTGGCGGAGGCGCCGGGGCCTGCGGGGGACCCCCACCATCTCCCCGCCAGCCTGGTCCGGCGGGACTGGCCCGAGTCCCTGTCCCAGGAGCAGAAGCACCTCATCTCCCGGTTCCTGCCCCACATCTTCACAG AGCTGAGCAACCGCAAAGGCTATGTGCACGGCGACGAGGGGACAGAGGCCCTGCATGACCACTATTACCCCGACTGGATGGACTTCGGCCGCCGCAGCGCCGAGAACTTGGCCAATGCCGTGTAG